The following are encoded in a window of Methanosarcinales archaeon genomic DNA:
- a CDS encoding lipoate--protein ligase family protein encodes MEEWRVIDFGKQDIRYMMAMNEAIHRCDEGNTLIFWDPTRSIILGYFQKAAVELDLEQCEDYTIVRRTSGGGIAFSDDLNRQINYGVFGTVDEIKFPLDIVGSYKHILGILIDTLEEYGLNAAFRPINDVVVDNKKISGNAMTRLDNRTLQHGTLLLDFDIKEMLRILNIPKEKFMDKQIESIEQGMTWMDKELGYKEDMNVVKQKIRKNFEKRFGVKLVETVPSEQEEAMARELLPKYHSDEWTYKR; translated from the coding sequence ATGGAAGAATGGAGAGTTATCGACTTCGGTAAACAGGACATACGGTATATGATGGCCATGAACGAGGCCATACACCGCTGTGATGAAGGCAATACCCTGATATTCTGGGACCCGACCAGATCCATCATACTGGGGTATTTCCAGAAAGCTGCTGTTGAACTTGATCTTGAACAGTGTGAAGATTATACGATTGTGAGACGTACAAGCGGCGGCGGTATTGCATTTTCTGACGATCTGAACAGACAGATCAATTATGGTGTATTCGGGACTGTTGATGAGATCAAGTTCCCGCTGGACATTGTGGGATCGTACAAACATATCCTGGGCATACTAATTGATACGCTGGAAGAATACGGACTGAATGCAGCGTTTCGGCCCATCAATGACGTGGTTGTGGACAACAAGAAGATATCTGGCAATGCCATGACCAGACTGGACAACAGGACCCTGCAGCACGGTACATTGTTACTGGACTTTGATATCAAGGAAATGCTTCGCATCCTGAATATCCCGAAAGAGAAGTTCATGGATAAGCAGATCGAGTCAATTGAACAGGGTATGACCTGGATGGATAAGGAACTGGGTTACAAGGAAGACATGAACGTGGTCAAGCAGAAGATCAGGAAGAATTTCGAAAAACGGTTTGGCGTGAAATTGGTGGAAACAGTACCCTCTGAGCAGGAGGAAGCTATGGCCCGGGAACTGCTGCCCAAATACCATTCTGATGAATGGACCTATAAGAGATAA
- a CDS encoding glycine cleavage system protein H, translating into MMVEDFEFPDDRLYQKNHVWILEGNPVTIGVTQLGQSLSKEIVHIDLPDEGENVKAHDLLIAYETIKAVSQISLPFDCVVDEVNDELWDKPNKINEDPYKIWMVKVRGEIDREALMDVGAACTFFGDLIKKERERYAGY; encoded by the coding sequence ATGATGGTTGAAGATTTTGAGTTCCCTGATGATAGATTATATCAAAAGAACCATGTATGGATATTGGAAGGTAATCCTGTTACTATTGGTGTTACCCAGCTTGGACAAAGCCTTTCAAAGGAGATCGTGCATATCGACCTGCCTGATGAGGGTGAGAATGTCAAAGCCCATGATCTGCTAATCGCATACGAGACAATTAAAGCGGTAAGCCAGATATCACTGCCTTTTGATTGTGTGGTGGATGAGGTCAATGATGAATTGTGGGATAAGCCAAATAAGATCAATGAGGACCCGTATAAGATATGGATGGTAAAGGTCAGGGGCGAGATAGATCGTGAAGCTTTGATGGATGTTGGGGCAGCATGCACGTTCTTTGGTGATCTGATTAAGAAAGAACGGGAAAGATATGCAGGATACTGA
- a CDS encoding radical SAM protein, translating to MKKVRASLGTLAVLGMELMIMDAPPTTAYLQIYTNEHCRANCLFCSQAKESKGELKHIARGQYMPADLDEVVRRLGIAFEKGYLHRACIQTAMYPGMWNDTTYLVREIIKTCSIPISLSVFPLEDAKYNELNGLGVEQLVIPLDAATPELFDRIKGAGAGGPFTWDNHIDGLKRAVRIFTNVGTHIIIGLGETDEDAIELAGRFHKGGIGSALFAYTRLPGTRWVDTEPDIGHYRRVQLALYLIREDLVSFENMKFNNGIIMDFGLDGPGMEAVISSGEAFMTTGCSHCNRPYATETHAMVYNYPGPVEGSEITRIKAQLEVNNGI from the coding sequence ATGAAGAAAGTCAGGGCATCACTGGGAACCCTGGCAGTACTGGGTATGGAGCTTATGATAATGGATGCCCCTCCCACTACTGCGTATCTGCAGATATATACTAATGAGCACTGTCGTGCGAACTGTTTATTCTGTTCCCAGGCAAAAGAATCAAAAGGAGAATTAAAACACATTGCCAGGGGCCAGTACATGCCGGCTGACCTGGATGAGGTAGTCAGGAGGCTGGGCATTGCATTTGAGAAAGGATACCTGCACAGGGCCTGCATCCAGACTGCCATGTATCCCGGGATGTGGAATGATACCACATACCTGGTACGGGAGATTATAAAAACCTGCAGCATCCCGATCTCATTATCTGTATTTCCATTGGAGGATGCAAAGTATAATGAGCTGAATGGTTTGGGTGTGGAGCAGCTGGTCATCCCCCTGGATGCGGCTACTCCCGAGTTGTTTGACAGGATAAAAGGTGCGGGTGCAGGAGGTCCTTTTACATGGGACAATCATATTGACGGACTTAAAAGAGCAGTCAGGATCTTCACTAATGTGGGCACGCATATCATAATAGGATTGGGTGAGACAGATGAGGATGCTATTGAGCTGGCAGGACGGTTTCACAAAGGTGGTATTGGCTCTGCCCTGTTCGCATATACACGGCTTCCGGGTACCAGGTGGGTGGATACAGAACCTGACATCGGACATTACAGGCGGGTACAGCTGGCATTATATCTGATACGGGAGGATCTGGTCAGCTTTGAAAATATGAAATTTAACAACGGGATAATAATGGATTTCGGATTGGATGGACCTGGTATGGAAGCAGTGATCTCAAGTGGAGAGGCTTTCATGACAACCGGGTGTTCCCACTGCAACCGTCCATATGCCACCGAGACCCATGCGATGGTATACAATTATCCCGGACCAGTCGAGGGATCTGAAATAACCAGGATAAAAGCTCAACTGGAGGTAAATAATGGCATTTGA
- a CDS encoding lipoate--protein ligase family protein, whose protein sequence is MVLEDYLKGIHKSKGGIIRSFLKVNNGLISDISFSGDFFMFPEDAIDLILARLNGTAATEEAVLSAVREIYESEGIQSPGTTPEDFTISIMQAIGGK, encoded by the coding sequence ATGGTTTTAGAAGATTATTTGAAAGGCATCCATAAATCCAAAGGCGGCATTATCCGCTCATTCCTGAAAGTGAATAATGGTTTGATATCTGATATCAGTTTTTCAGGGGATTTTTTCATGTTCCCTGAAGACGCAATTGATCTGATCCTAGCACGGTTGAATGGTACGGCCGCTACTGAAGAAGCTGTATTGTCAGCTGTAAGGGAAATATATGAATCAGAAGGTATTCAATCTCCAGGCACCACACCTGAAGATTTTACTATATCAATTATGCAGGCCATTGGAGGGAAATAA